One window of the Eucalyptus grandis isolate ANBG69807.140 chromosome 8, ASM1654582v1, whole genome shotgun sequence genome contains the following:
- the LOC104423917 gene encoding G-type lectin S-receptor-like serine/threonine-protein kinase LECRK1 yields the protein MAAPIFILLPLALLFITATSQGQKAISLTDTLTPTSKSSWLSPSGVFAFGFYQRGNGYYVGVFLPRTSNKTAVWTYGRDSSSLPSNSTLRFDGGGRLVLQSAQAQDMYVATPNDTTVTTSASMLDSGNFVLYNSDQKVIWQSFDTPTDTILGGQSLPASKELHSSASVTDPSTGLFLAIMQLDGVLALYPKGTPFTGEYGYWDSRTPNNGPNVTLHLEDNGFFYLLKPQGVYLANFTSQGLPKEDMIYLARIDPDGIFRLYSYDITRNDDWRVKWYKPEDRCLPKGLCGLNGFCVNVGQDYECQCLPGFVSVEDGNRTAGCERNFTAESCKNPTVSNNMQPVPNTTWEDDTYSALTSLTKDECLEACRQDCNCEAVAYNVSQSCYKWKFPLRFGRRVPDGNSNPQLYVKVGDTRSG from the coding sequence ATGGCTGCTCCAATTTTCATTCTCCTCCCATTGGCACTCTTATTCATAACAGCAACTTCCCAGGGACAGAAAGCCATCAGCCTCACCGACACTCTCACGCCCACCTCCAAATCCTCATGGCTCTCCCCTTCCGGCGTCTTTGCGTTTGGATTCTACCAGAGAGGCAACGGTTATTACGTGGGAGTCTTCCTTCCAAGGACTTCGAATAAAACCGCAGTCTGGACTTATGGCCGAGATAGCTCTTCGCTTCCGAGCAATTCCACTCTGCGTTTCGACGGCGGTGGCAGACTCGTTCTTCAGTCAGCACAAGCACAGGATATGTATGTTGCCACTCCTAATGACACGACCGTGACCACTTCGGCTTCAATGCTTGATTCGGGGAACTTCGTTCTTTACAACTCTGACCAGAAGGTCATATGGCAGAGCTTCGACACACCGACAGATACCATTTTAGGCGGCCAAAGTCTACCGGCATCAAAAGAGTTGCATTCAAGTGCTTCGGTCACTGATCCGTCCACGGGTCTCTTTCTTGCCATCATGCAATTAGATGGAGTGCTTGCGTTATATCCAAAGGGCACTCCATTTACTGGCGAATACGGTTACTGGGATTCGCGGACACCTAATAATGGTCCGAATGTGACGCTACATCTTGAGGATAATGGGTTTTTTTACCTATTGAAACCCCAAGGTGTATACCTTGCGAATTTCACGAGCCAAGGACTTCCTAAAGAAGATATGATCTATCTTGCCAGGATTGACCCAGATGGGATTTTCCGGCTATACTCATACGACATAACCAGGAATGACGATTGGCGCGTCAAATGGTATAAACCAGAAGACAGATGCCTCCCCAAGGGCCTATGCGGGCTTAATGGGTTTTGTGTGAATGTTGGTCAAGATTATGAGTGCCAGTGTCTTCCAGGATTCGTATCTGTTGAGGACGGCAACAGGACTGCAGGGTGCGAGAGGAACTTCACTGCAGAAAGCTGCAAGAACCCCACGGTCAGCAACAACATGCAACCTGTTCCTAACACCACATGGGAGGATGACACGTATTCTGCTCTTACGTCGCTGACCAAGGATGAATGTTTAGAAGCATGTCGGCAGGATTGCAATTGCGAGGCTGTTGCATACAATGTCAGTCAATCCTGCTATAAGTGGAAGTTTCCTTTAAGATTCGGTAGGAGAGTCCCTGATGGGAACTCAAACCCTCAACTTTACGTCAAGGTAGGCGATACTAGATCTGGATGA
- the LOC104415867 gene encoding probable serine/threonine-protein kinase WNK7 isoform X1, which yields MVGVDSEDEGAALAEPPDPDVVETDPTYRYIRYRDVLGKGAFKTVYKAFDEVDGIEVAWNQVRIDDVLQSPDDLERLYSEVHLLKSLRHTNIIKFYNSWIDEKNKTVNIITELFTSGSLRQYRKKHKKVDMKAVKGWARQILMGLGFLHSQNPPVMHRDLKCDNIFINGHLGEVKIGDLGLATVMQQTFAKSVIGTPEFMAPEMYDEKYNELADIYSFGMCMLEMVTFEYPYSECRNSAQIYKKVSCGIKPAGLSKVKDPEVKLFIEKCLLPASQRLSANELLMEPFLQMNASVKNRPMLLPDIVMPKIGAFGDRCLVSEGPVTAQSKTFPMDVDDGELPIINSFDHFGSNGSHLLSLEVQRTRRGSSFVLKGEVNDEDSVSLILRIADQNGRARNIHFLFYLDTDTACSVSSEMVEQLELEDQNVMFIAELIDLLLINLVKNWEPGVPISHLVRVSHQSDPNLRECGQSSGGSLVDAHEAVNSLRCEPFAVTTSHAVGLENPTILDDQGSEISYLSATSNEWNDKCSAVGSSADLHACSSGNSKDLAGGKSSVVTASHPTNVPVLFGEDDGEEMRMELEMIERKFREQIREITKRRDEAIIESRRRQLRKKVVESH from the exons ATGGTCGGTGTGGATAGTGAAGATGAGGGTGCAGCGCTTGCGGAGCCCCCCGATCCTGATGTCGTCGAGACAGATCCAACTTATCGATACATTCGG TATAGGGACGTGCTTGGAAAAGGTGCTTTCAAGACCGT TTACAAGGCATTCGATGAAGTAGATGGAATTGAAGTGGCATGGAACCAAGTTCGAATTGATGATGTGCTACAATCTCCTGATGACTTGGAACGGCTGTACTCTGAAGTGCATCTCCTGAAGTCACTGAGGCATACCAATATTATTAAGTTTTACAATTCATGGATTGATGAGAAAAATAAGACAGTTAATATAATCACAGAGTTGTTCACGTCAGGTAGCCTCAGACA GTATCGTAAGAAACACAAGAAAGTCGACATGAAGGCTGTGAAGGGATGGGCAAGGCAGATATTAATGGGTTTGGGCTTCCTTCATAGTCAGAATCCACCGGTTATGCATAGGGACCTCAAGTGTGACAACATATTCATAAATGGACACCTGGGAGAAGTTAAAATTGGAGACCTTGGATTGGCAACTGTCATGCAGCAGACCTTTGCCAAAAGTGTaattg GAACTCCTGAATTTATGGCACCTGAGATGTATGATGAGAAATACAATGAGTTAGCAGATATATACTCTTTTGGGATGTGCATGCTTGAGATGGTTACTTTTGAATATCCCTATAGTGAGTGCAGGAATTCTGCTCAAATATATAAGAAGGTTTCATGT GGTATCAAGCCTGCTGGCCTTTCTAAGGTGAAAGATCCTGaagtaaaattatttattgagaAATGTTTACTTCCAGCATCTCAAAGATTGTCCGCAAATGAGCTTTTGATGGAGCCCTTCCTTCAAATGAATGCATCCGTGAAAAATCGCCCTATGCTGCTTCCTGACATAGTCATGCCTAAAATAGGAGCATTTGGGGACCGTTGTCTGGTTTCAGAAGGGCCAGTTACTGCCCAAAGCAAAACCTTTCCGATGGATGTTGATGATGGTGAGCTACCCATAATCAATTCTTTTGATCACTTTGGAAGCAATGGGTCACATTTATTGTCTCTGGAGGTCCAAAGGACAAGAAGAGGCAGTTCTTTTGTGTTAAAAGGAGAAGTGAATGATGAAGACTCTGTATCTTTAATACTCCGCATAGCTGATCAGAATG GTCGTGCCAGGAATATCCATTTCTTGTTCTACCTCGACACTGATACAGCTTGTTCGGTTTCAAGTGAAATGGTTGAGCAACTGGAGTTGGAAGATCAGAATGTCATGTTTATAGCAGAGTTAATtgatttgcttttgataaacTTGGTAAAGAACTGGGAACCTGGTGTACCCATCAGTCATTTGGTAAGAGTTTCTCATCAGAGTGACCCCAATTTGCGAGAATGTGGACAAAGTTCCGGTGGATCTCTGGTAGATGCTCATGAGGCAGTCAATTCGCTGAGATGTGAGCCATTTGCAGTGACGACGTCACATGCTGTTGGTCTTGAGAACCCGACTATTTTAGACGATCAGGGTTCCGAAATTTCTTATCTCTCTGCTACCTCTAATGAGTGGAATGACAAGTGCTCGGCAGTAGGCTCGAGTGCCGATTTGCATGCTTGTAGCAGTGGCAATAGCAAGGATTTGGCTGGGGGGAAGAGTAGTGTGGTGACCGCTTCTCACCCGACCAACGTTCCTGTTCTGTTTGGCGAAGATGACGGCGAAGAAATGAGAATGGAGCTCGAGATGATCGAGCGGAAGTTCCGGGAGCAGATTAGAGAAATTACGAAAAGAAGGGACGAAGCTATCATCGAGTCGAGGAGAAGACAGTTGCGGAAGAAAGTGGTAGAGTCTCACTAA
- the LOC104415867 gene encoding probable serine/threonine-protein kinase WNK6 isoform X2, with protein sequence MKAVKGWARQILMGLGFLHSQNPPVMHRDLKCDNIFINGHLGEVKIGDLGLATVMQQTFAKSVIGTPEFMAPEMYDEKYNELADIYSFGMCMLEMVTFEYPYSECRNSAQIYKKVSCGIKPAGLSKVKDPEVKLFIEKCLLPASQRLSANELLMEPFLQMNASVKNRPMLLPDIVMPKIGAFGDRCLVSEGPVTAQSKTFPMDVDDGELPIINSFDHFGSNGSHLLSLEVQRTRRGSSFVLKGEVNDEDSVSLILRIADQNGRARNIHFLFYLDTDTACSVSSEMVEQLELEDQNVMFIAELIDLLLINLVKNWEPGVPISHLVRVSHQSDPNLRECGQSSGGSLVDAHEAVNSLRCEPFAVTTSHAVGLENPTILDDQGSEISYLSATSNEWNDKCSAVGSSADLHACSSGNSKDLAGGKSSVVTASHPTNVPVLFGEDDGEEMRMELEMIERKFREQIREITKRRDEAIIESRRRQLRKKVVESH encoded by the exons ATGAAGGCTGTGAAGGGATGGGCAAGGCAGATATTAATGGGTTTGGGCTTCCTTCATAGTCAGAATCCACCGGTTATGCATAGGGACCTCAAGTGTGACAACATATTCATAAATGGACACCTGGGAGAAGTTAAAATTGGAGACCTTGGATTGGCAACTGTCATGCAGCAGACCTTTGCCAAAAGTGTaattg GAACTCCTGAATTTATGGCACCTGAGATGTATGATGAGAAATACAATGAGTTAGCAGATATATACTCTTTTGGGATGTGCATGCTTGAGATGGTTACTTTTGAATATCCCTATAGTGAGTGCAGGAATTCTGCTCAAATATATAAGAAGGTTTCATGT GGTATCAAGCCTGCTGGCCTTTCTAAGGTGAAAGATCCTGaagtaaaattatttattgagaAATGTTTACTTCCAGCATCTCAAAGATTGTCCGCAAATGAGCTTTTGATGGAGCCCTTCCTTCAAATGAATGCATCCGTGAAAAATCGCCCTATGCTGCTTCCTGACATAGTCATGCCTAAAATAGGAGCATTTGGGGACCGTTGTCTGGTTTCAGAAGGGCCAGTTACTGCCCAAAGCAAAACCTTTCCGATGGATGTTGATGATGGTGAGCTACCCATAATCAATTCTTTTGATCACTTTGGAAGCAATGGGTCACATTTATTGTCTCTGGAGGTCCAAAGGACAAGAAGAGGCAGTTCTTTTGTGTTAAAAGGAGAAGTGAATGATGAAGACTCTGTATCTTTAATACTCCGCATAGCTGATCAGAATG GTCGTGCCAGGAATATCCATTTCTTGTTCTACCTCGACACTGATACAGCTTGTTCGGTTTCAAGTGAAATGGTTGAGCAACTGGAGTTGGAAGATCAGAATGTCATGTTTATAGCAGAGTTAATtgatttgcttttgataaacTTGGTAAAGAACTGGGAACCTGGTGTACCCATCAGTCATTTGGTAAGAGTTTCTCATCAGAGTGACCCCAATTTGCGAGAATGTGGACAAAGTTCCGGTGGATCTCTGGTAGATGCTCATGAGGCAGTCAATTCGCTGAGATGTGAGCCATTTGCAGTGACGACGTCACATGCTGTTGGTCTTGAGAACCCGACTATTTTAGACGATCAGGGTTCCGAAATTTCTTATCTCTCTGCTACCTCTAATGAGTGGAATGACAAGTGCTCGGCAGTAGGCTCGAGTGCCGATTTGCATGCTTGTAGCAGTGGCAATAGCAAGGATTTGGCTGGGGGGAAGAGTAGTGTGGTGACCGCTTCTCACCCGACCAACGTTCCTGTTCTGTTTGGCGAAGATGACGGCGAAGAAATGAGAATGGAGCTCGAGATGATCGAGCGGAAGTTCCGGGAGCAGATTAGAGAAATTACGAAAAGAAGGGACGAAGCTATCATCGAGTCGAGGAGAAGACAGTTGCGGAAGAAAGTGGTAGAGTCTCACTAA
- the LOC104415868 gene encoding protein TONSOKU, translated as MARDEGQLRAAKRAYRSARDEGNRQEEARWANVIGDILKNRGEYVEALKWLRIDYDVTSRHLPEKHLLPTCQSLGEMYLRLECFQDALFYQKKHLELAKDSDDLVEQQRASTQLGRTYHEMFLRSADDHYSIRNAKKYFRSAMKLAKELKENPPTNKSSFLKEYIDAHNNIGMLEIDLDNLVEAQKILSKGLDICDEEEVTEDDDGRSRLHHNLGNVYTELRMWNEAREHIERDIIICKRIGHCQGEAKGYINLGELHYRVQKYDEATLCYQKAFDLADSMEDENALVGQINQNIETVNQAIKVMDELRLEEQNFKKLSRKSVSARGTGSERKWLLQQNKSLDCLIEKSSMIAAWLKHLDFAKRKKRIASELCDKEKLSDSYLVIGESYQKLRKFNKALKWYNKSWEIYKSIGNMEGQALVKINIGDVLDCDGNWAGALDAFEEGYRIAVEANLISVQLSALENMHYSHMIRFDNVEEARRLQLLIDKLKQSERKELEQSKVAGDCCPETDTEGDDCLSNSRSSTCSSPLTSNSYKRKLHNTVEELNDDAPLISLLHSKKVSPRFRTAAPVEKCGNTMNHMMASSKSSSKSTGDKQKVVDRKRIRLVLSDDEGEMHAQAGSSMAEPHSMDRAATSDERNKATAAAVGCHDAPAIGSECTNSFRKLVNVEESTCSYKTRSSSRVASENGKEDRSLSTKDVFPDYFVADSSKCDFDASNNLSHTVHLDFPACTDKSKQFILFKIDNELIHIEAESFGSDDEFDINSLKAELACLYYLHLSKEKRSKGLLPIIQQIIYEGKPLPCLETVQSLRDLLGKGLVEVLVNGWVQKPLMKLYVDCCEDLFEQPNLKLLKRLYNLEVSEDEVILSECELQDVSVTPLLNALRVHGTIAMLNLSHNLLGNGTMEKLQQALQSSGQSYGDLSLDLHCNRFGPTALFQICECPVLFERLVVLNISGNRLTDACGSYISTILKNCRALYSLNVERCSITSRTINKAAEALEAGSTLAQLYIGHNDLISGNAIVYLLSKLASLERFSELSLSGLKLSKTVVDSLCQISKRLSLSGLMLGGTNIGTDGALQLSESLPFENQELVKLDLSFCGLTSKYFSKQTVDSLVCGIVELNLGGNLIKQEGISALASVLVHPQCGIKILILNKCQLGLSGVVEIIQALAENNSLEELNLADNANNEEILSNSQIELSLIHPPSLNSSAAKEIDPEQNGPCTLNHGCNQLEVADSEDVQTGIEPDASGINQSCASSWESIGAAESPFVEKLSMAIGMAKQLELLDLSNNGFSKNAAESFYIAWSSSRGSLAHRHINKRTVHLSCQANKCCRFRPCCKRD; from the exons ATGGCGAGGGACGAGGGGCAGCTCAGGGCGGCGAAGCGGGCGTACCGGAGCGCGAGGGACGAGGGGAACCGCCAGGAGGAGGCGCGGTGGGCGAACGTGATCGGGGACATCCTCAAGAACCGCGGGGAGTACGTGGAGGCCCTCAAGTGGCTCCGCATCGACTACGACGTCACGTCCCGGCACCTGCCGGAGAAGCACCTGCTGCCGACGTGCCAGTCCCTCGGGGAGATGTACCTCCGGCTCGAGTGCTTCCAGGACGCGCTCTTCTATCAG AAGAAACATTTGGAGCTCGCTAAGGACTCCGATGATCTTGTCGAGCAGCAACGAGCGAGTACGCAGCTCGGTCGTACGTACCACGAGATGTTCCTGAGATCTGCTGATGACCACTACTCCATTCGGAATGCTAAGAAGTATTTCAGATCCGCCATGAAGCTCGCCAAGGAACTGAAGGAGAACCCGCCGACGAATAAGTCTTCTTTCTTGAAGGAATATATTGATGCGCACAATAATATCGGTATGCTTGAGATAGATCTCGACAATTTGGTGGAGGCCCAGAAGATATTATCTAAAGGATTAGACATAtgtgatgaagaagaggttacTGAAGACGATGATGGACGTAGTAGGCTACATCATAATCTTGGAAACGTCTACACGGAACTGAGGATGTGGAATGAGGCTCGGGAGCATATTGAGAGGGACATAATAATCTGTAAGAGGATCGGGCATTGCCAAGGTGAGGCAAAGGGGTACATAAATCTTGGCGAACTGCATTACAGGGTACAAAAGTATGATGAGGCAACTCTTTGCTATCAAAAGGCATTTGATCTGGCAGATTCTATGGAGGACGAGAATGCTTTGGTGGGTCAAATTAACCAAAATATTGAAACGGTGAATCAAGCTATTAAGGTGATGGATGAGCTGAGGCTTGAAGAGCAGAACTTTAAAAAGCTGTCGAGAAAGTCGGTCAGTGCTCGAGGCACTGGAAGTGAAAGGAAATGGCTTCTGCAACAGAATAAGTCCCTTGACTGTCTTATCGAGAAATCAAGTATGATTGCTGCATGGTTAAAA CATCTTGACTTTGCTAAACGCAAGAAAAGAATTGCAAGTGAACTTTGCGACAAGGAAAAGCTGAGTGATTCGTACCTTGTTATTGGAGAATCATACCAGAAGCTCCGAAAATTCAACAAAGCTCTGAAATGGTACAACAAGAGTTGGGAGATTTATAAATCCATTGGCAACATGGAG GGGCAGGCTTTGGTTAAAATTAATATTGGTGATGTTTTGGACTGTGACGGAAACTGGGCAGGTGCATTGGACGCTTTTGAAGAGGGGTACAG GATTGCTGTGGAAGCTAACCTCATCTCAGTACAGCTTTCTGCCCTAGAGAACATGCACTATAGCCACATGATAAGATTTGACAATGTTGAAGAGGCGAG GAGGTTGCAGCTTCTAATTGACAAGTTGAAGCAATCAGAAAGGAAAGAGCTTGAACAGTCAAAAGTGGCAGGAGATTGCTGCCCTGAAACAGACACGGAAGGTGATGATTGTTTATCAAATAGCAGGTCCAGCACATGCAGTTCTCCACTTACATCTAATTCTTATAAGAGAAAACTTCACAACACTGTGGAAGAGCTAAATGATGATGCTCCTTTGATATCGCTTCTCCATTCAAAGAAAGTTTCACCAAGGTTCAGAACAGCTGCTCCTGTAGAGAAGTGTGGTAATACCATGAACCACATGATGGCATCATCCAAAAGTTCATCTAAATCAACTGGTGATAAGCAGAAAGTTGTTGATCGTAAGCGCATTCGGTTAGTCCTTTCTGATGATGAAGGAGAAATGCATGCTCAGGCGGGCAGCTCAATGGCTGAGCCGCATTCTATGGATAGGGCAGCTACTTCTGATGAAA GGAATaaagcaacagcagcagcagtgGGATGTCAC GATGCACCCGCTATTGGATCAGAATGTACTAACAGTTTTCGGAAGCTTGTTAATGTAGAAGAGAGCACATGTTCTTATAAAACCAGGAGTTCCAGTAGAGTGGCatctgaaaatggaaaagaagacaGATCCTTGAGCACCAAGGATGTTTTTCCCGACTATTTTGTGGCAGATAGCTCAAAATGTGACTTTGATGCCTCCAATAACCTATCACACACTGTTCATTTGGATTTCCCTGCTTGCACTGACAAATCCAAA CAATTCATATTGTTCAAAATCGACAATGAACTTATCCATATAGAGGCCGAGAGCTTTGGGTCTGATGATGAATTCGACATCAACTCTTTGAAGGCTGAATTGGCATGCCTGTACTACCTACATCTTTCTAAAGAAAAGAGATCGAAGG GTCTCTTGCCAATCATCCAACAAATAATATATGAGGGAAAACCCCTCCCATGCTTAGAAACTGTTCAAAGCTTGAGGGATCTCTTGGGAAAGGGATTAGTTGAAGTACTTGTTAATG GTTGGGTGCAGAAACCCTTGATGAAGCTCTATGTTGACTGCTGTGAGGACCTATTTGAGCAACCAAATTTGAAGTTGCTCAAAAGGTTATACAACTTGGAG GTCTCGGAAGATGAAGTCATCCTGTCAGAATGTGAACTACAAGATGTATCCGTAACTCCATTGTTGAATGCATTGCGCGTGCACGGAACGATTGCGATGCTTAACCTTTCTCATAATCTCCTAG GAAATGGAACCATGGAGAAACTTCAACAAGCACTCCAGTCTTCAGGTCAGAGCTATGGAGACCTGAGTCTGGATCTGCATTGCAACCGGTTTGGTCCAACGGCATTGTTTCAG ATCTGTGAATGTCCTGTGCTGTTTGAACGACTGGTGGTACTTAATATATCCGGCAATCGTCTCACTGATGCCTGTGGATCTTACATTTCCACAATTCTGAAAAATTGTAGGG CCTTGTATAGCTTGAATGTAGAGCGCTGTTCAATTACATCTAGAACAATTAACAAGGCCGCTGAAGCACTGGAAGCTGGATCAACACTTGCACAACTTTATATAG GACATAATGACTTGATATCAGGAAATGCTATTGTCTATCTGCTTTCCAAGCTTGCCTCACTGGAAAG ATTTTCTGAACTAAGTCTGAGTGGCTTGAAACTTAGCAAAACTGTAGTTGACAGCCTATGTCAGATATCTAAAAGGTTGTCTCTGTCGGGACTGATGCTTGGAGGTACCAATATTGGAACG GATGGAGCACTACAGTTGAGTGAATCACTTCCCTTTGAGAATCAAGAGCTTGTGAAGTTGGACTTGTCGTTTTGTGGATTGACATCCAAGTACTTTTCAAAACAAACCGTTGATAGTCTGGTTTGTGGAATCGTAGAGCTGAACCTTGGAGGGAATTTGATCAAGCAAGAG GGAATTAGTGCATTAGCGTCAGTACTTGTGCATCCTCAATGCGGcataaaaattttgatcttaAATAAGTGTCAGCTTGGCCTTTCCGGGGTTGTTGAAATAATACAGGCACTGGCAG AAAACAACTCCCTGGAGGAGCTCAATCTTGCTGATAATGCCAACAATGAGGAAATATTGTCAAATTCGCAAATAGAGCTAAGTCTTATTCATCCTCCATCTTTAAATAGCTCTGCTGCGAAGGAAATAGATCCAGAACAGAATGGGCCATGTACCCTGAATCATGGGTGCAATCAGCTTGAAGTTGCTGACAGTGAAGATGTTCAGACTGGGATAGAGCCTGATGCATCCGGGATCAATCAAAGCTGTGCTAGTTCGTGGGAGAGTATTGGTGCAGCAGAGAGCCCATTTGTCGAAAAGCTTTCCATGGCCATTGGGATGGCAAAGCAGTTGGAGTTGTTGGATCTGAGCAATAACGGATTCAGCAAGAATGCTGCAGAATCGTTTTACATAGCTTGGTCAAGTTCCAGAGGTTCATTGGCCCATAGGCATATTAATAAACGGACAGTCCATCTCTCTTGTCAGGCGAACAAATGTTGCAGATTTAGACCTTGCTGCAAGAGGGATTAA